The region TTGTACACGCTCAGCcaacatgaagtttaaaaaaggaataaaataaaaagatccaGTAAACAGAGCAATTTTTATTGCTTAAAAACAGACCAGGGCTGAAATACATCTTGTCTTCTGTTAACAGCTTTGAGTGAAACCAGGTTCCTCAGGTCCTCTAGTAATGTTGGGCTGTTTGCCCAACATTGACTATGACCGTGACCCATGCAAAAgtaatgcatatatatatatatgtgtgtgtgtgtgtatgtgtatatatatatatgtgtgtgtgtatatatatgtgtatgtgtgtgtgtatatatatatgtgtgtgtatatatatatgtgtgtgtgtatatatgtatatactgtatatatagtaaAAATACTACATATATTTGATTGGACAAGATGCCACCTCAAGCATCATTTATAAACACAGTTTCTAATAAATTCATTTAAGTGCTTGGATGTAAAAGCGTAAATCACTCGACAAGCTTTTTGAATGCGAAGCAATTTATCTTCAACAATGTAAAGAAAGGCAATTTAGATTAAATCGTTTACTTTATCTGCAAAGTTTCCCAAAATaggtattacattttttatgtaaaattaaatgACAATCACCATCGTCTCAACTGATGCTGGACTTGAAGAGACAGAATTAGCAGTCACGCTTTTACTAGCTGGAACCTTCCTGACATATTGTCATGAGTTACTGTATCTTATTTTCCAGAATGTATGCATCATCATTTGGAATATAATTTCTCAATTACTTCAGCAATAAAATTTGGCAgtaaattgtattatttttactaGTCACAAGTTGGATTTTGCCAAAGAACTTTCTGTAAGATGCTTGTTATTGCAGCCAACAGTTACACCTCAAGAGAATATTCTAATCTAATTTTAACATGTCATTGATGGCACAGGTCCCACTCTAAATGGATTAATCTTCCAGGACAGATCACTTGATCCTATCTGCTTTGCCAATATTTGGTTTTGGAGTGATGCTGGGTCACTGCTCTGCTGTCTTAAATACACATAAGTATCCACACAAGAATTTAACCAGTTAAATGATGTGtctcttgttcttctttcagTGAATGCTGCTTACTGTACAGAGAAGGATGTCAGTTCAGAGCTGGGCGAAGCTGAGAGCACCCTCATGCGATGTGGGCAGAGCTTGCCACTGTTGGGTGGAGGTCATTTAGGGGGGCTTCATACCCAGAGCCTCCACTGTGACAGACCTACAACCGATCTCCTCATGCAGGATGGCTCCCACCAGGACCCCAGGTAAACTGCTACTGCCATTGCTGTTTTATGGTTATGGTTTATAGTTTTATTCCTGTTACAGATTCGAGCTGTTCCTGTTGGGTATAGCATTACTATATCTGTGTAGGtgcaatgtgtttttcattatctTTGCTATTGTGAGTCAGATGCTCACATATGTAGCTGGAAAATTTTCTCCATTCTCATAAAATAACACTGAAGGGGTCTAAAGTGCAACATTAATTTTACACTAATGCAAATCTTCTGTTGTGCAACCTttgactactgttggtcaagtTAAAAGAGTTTCCTGGGAAGTTCTGTTATCTCCCCCCGCCCCCTtgttcttctcctctttcttcagTCATCCGACTGAAACAGTTTGTCCGCAGACATGCATTTCTCCCATATTGTCTCTCAATATTGTCACTACAGCCAAACAGGAAATGGCATTCTGAATAGAAGAGAGACCAGGTCAAGTCTTTATTAACAATGATGACAGTCTGCCAGTGGCTCTCTTCAGTCCTTGCTAGCGTGTGCTCTGTTTTTCCCCCAGCATGCAAGAGACAAAGACTATTCCTTCATGAGATAGCGGGGAGAGAAGAGAGCTCCTCTCACATCACTCAGGAGCTTTGGACAAAATCCATAATGAGCCAACTGACAGGAATGATTATTTAGAAGATCACAGCAAACCAGGGAGAAATCTGACCTGGGTTCTCCATTCAGCAGGGCAGAGATTCCCACCATAATACACAGTATTGTAAACGGTGACCCTTCATAGACAGCAATTATGCTACCAAAACAGGtgactttctttttctcacCATGTTGGGGTTGGGTTTAACCCCTTTGTGTCTTCAAAGCTTGTCAGGTGGACAAACCAGCCAGTGGCCTCTCAGTAGCAATCCATCCCACCCTTCTCTCTATTCTTAGCCAAAAATGCCCTTTCATTTCCTGACATTTCTAGAAGAtcctgtttcatttatttatgaaacaACTCTTCATCATTACTGCATACTACCGTATGGCACTGAATCCTTAGCATGGTCCATCAAATGCTTCCCCATGTCCCTTACAATAAATGAGAGACGtagttgaaatgttttatttggtgATTTTGATGTAAACTGAGTGAGAATGACTTGAAGATGTGGGGTACGCAGGAATCGAAACTCTTTCATCGCTGCTTTTCCTCTCAGGAGCACTCCTATATTCCTCTCTGTGTGTTATTCTCCCCACAGGTCCTCCCCTGCCTTTCCGAGGACCATGCCGGGGGCTTCGTCCGGCCTCGGCTGCGGCAACAGAGCTCAACCCTCTGTCCCTTACCCAATCAAACAGGAGAACTCAATGGGTTACAAGATCTCCAACACAGGATCCATGGTCCATAGCACATCTGAGGACAGGTTTCCAAATTGCAGTGCAGCCCAGGTTTTGGGGGGTGCAAGGGATGAGCTAGTCGGAGCGCCGCACGTTAGCAACGGCGGTAGCGTCGTTTGCACAATGAGCGGTGTAGGTAGCGCTGTGTCAGGGGACGCATTGCAGTCGTTTAATAATGAAGATGGCTCCTCCTCCCTGGCTTTGTCCCCAAGTAGCTCCCATCATTCAGCGCAGCTGCTCAGTGCTAGCAGTCTGAAGAGACACTGCCCATCCCTGGCCTCACAATCCACCGCCACCGCGGGCAGCAACGCCGTCACGGTTTCCCCATCAGCCACCGCCGCCATTTCCGAGGAGATCAACATCACAGCCGttatctgctcctcctcctcgatGTCTATGGTCGCCTCCATCAACGGGTTCCGCGCTAACCTTTCGCCCAGCCACGCCAGCAGCGccggcttctcctcctcttcctcctcctcgtccacATCCCCACCCTCTAACTCCTGCTCAAGGGAAGCCCCTCAGAGGCCCCCACCCCGCGGTAGCCCCCAACAAGCCACGCTACAGGAGAGCTGTCAGCTATCCTCAGGTGCAGCCTGCCTGCtgtccctctcctcctcctcctccacctcttcggTGTCATCGGTGGAGCCGGAGCACAGCCAGGGGCTGTGTGAGGATCAGGGCTCCATGCTTCAGGGGCGTGGGGGTGCAGGAGcagctgggggaggagggggaggctcGGACGGTTTGGGGCTACTGATGAGTGGGGGCCTGATGGCTGAAATGCTGCACCAAGGCCCTGAAGCTGGGAGTCTCCTGGAGGGGGGACAAAGACTAGGGGCTACTCTGAAGCAGGAGCCCCTGGATGACTTTTCTCCCAGCGAAGATGAACTATTTCAGCACCactatcaccaccatcatcatcacttgaGTGGTCGCAGCGGGCACCTTCGTCACCCTCAACATCCGTCCTGTTCTAGCATGCCTCCGCCCTACCACTTGCACCAGTATATCGGGCCCGGTCCAGGGAGCCTGCTGCACCACCACCAGACTGAGCACACAGCACCAACCTCTTCCCTGGAGCTCAAACCGAACACTGGAGGCCCTCCCGGGTCTCACAAAGCTCCAGAGCGGGAAGAAGTCAGAGGAGGAACGCCAGCCGATAAGCAGGTGTGTCGTTGGATCGACTGCAGCGCTTCGTacgagcagcaggaggagcttGTGAGGCACATTGAGAAAGTTCACATCGACCAGCGCAAAGGTGAGGACTTCACCTGTTTCTGGGCGGGCTGCATTCGACGGTACAAGCCCTTCAACGCGcgctacaagctgctcattcacATGAGAGTCCACTCTGGAGAAAAACCTAACAAGTGTATGGTGAGTCATCACAATCTGTAAGATTATCTGCCGATTACTGACCAGACCCCAGACATCTCTGGCCAGTAATACACATAATAGATGCATCAATATTGGTGAAAATCCCCTCATGGTCAGCTGTCTTATTTACACAGGTTTTGGCCTCTTTTTGAGTATTCTGTTGCATTTATTGGTTTAATGTGAGTCTAGTTTGTCCCATAATTGCAAccatctgttaaaaaaaaggctttttgtttgaattaaacACAAGCACATATTTTTCAAAGTAATATGGTCCCTcaagatgatttttttccctctggaAGATACAAGTTCTTTTTGTCCAAAAACAAGACTGGACTTGCTTCACTGCTGATTACTTTTCaacataaacttttattttgttttgcttgaAAAACGGTTATGATTTTAGTTCCTATATTGtagtggaacaaaaaaaaatttccactgAAGATTTGAGCTGCTGTAAGAGCAGTACTACCTTGTCAGTATAAATAGATTTGTAGTTGTATTCTTTACAGGTAAGGCTCCAATTGCTCAAGTCAACACACTAATCAATGTCAAGCTGTCACTCCCCACCGTCCCCTAGCAAATGGAAAAAGCCCTCCAACCTTAAGAATGATTCAGTCCAAATACACAATTAGTCCACAATTTGTGTAGGGCGAAGCCATGTTTATTTTCATGAGCACTCTGTTTTTTGAGAGGGGATTCAGATCCTGAAAAGCCAACACATATGGTTAACATAACCAAACAATGCCTACACTTGATCCTTTTAAATGGGAGCTTTAAATGTTTAGCTGTCCCGCAAGTATAAAGTGAATTGGCTTCATATCCAAGCCAAACATGAGGAGAAATGTAGTAGTCTAGAGAAGGAGCCACAGAGGGATGGTCGGCAACTTTTTTGCTTAATTCACAGCTTCACTCAAAGGCCCTGTCAAAAGTGGTCTTCTTCAAATTTAGGAAACCATCCAAATACTAATTATAGAGTCCACAATATTGCTACAGCACCTGTTTTATCTCAATTGCCTTTTTTcctgacagacaaaaaaaaaaaaaaaatgccagtCCTTACTTCTTTCTGAGTAGCTGTGGTCGTAAGATTAGCTCTATTGAGAGTCCATTAATAGAATGCTGCATTTTATGGCAGTTTTCTGCACAGCTGGAGAAATAATTCGTGTTGATTCCACGGATTCTGGGGCTTGTTAGTGCACATCTGAGCTGAATACTGATTGaagccaaaaacacacaaactccggtgctgctgctgtcccTGCTTTGTGTCACGTCAGAGTATTAGTGTTTCTACTTCCTCGACTCAGTGTGAACACAAAGTTTGGAAGTAATTTGCTGCTTCGTGCATTTGTGATATATTAAAGGCttgctttgtcttttttccttCACGTTGTCATCACTGCTCTTGGAAGTTTAGTAATAGAAGTTAATTTAGTCCATTGATGACTGAAGTCAAGTtttgttaacacacacacacacacacacacacacacacacacacacacacacacacacacacacacacacacacacacacacacacacacacatatatacagtgcagattcgtgcatcaacgctcgcgacttcacctcatcgcggatgtTTGGGAGGCAGTCAAGTGATactgtatgcgcattctattggctgacggcatctcgGAGTGCGCTTtcttccatgagtctcggacttacgtgacaaaagtgctttgagcagtcgataagagtgtgggaaaaggtaatacagatattatatcaatactgtatattatatatgtatatatgtgtgtgtatatacagtttatatgtatatacatatatgaaaTATGTGCTGAATGTGAAGGTGTTTGGGTCTCTGTGTTTTTTCGGGGACGTTTTCCATGTGTGAGGGCTGGAACAATTTGTCTCGGTGTGAACAAGCCACTGGACTCTGTCTATGGACACGAGGCACGTTGAAACACTGTGATACACCCTAACCTCTGTATCAccctcattacacacacacacacacacacacacacacacacacacacacacacacacacacacacacaatcagtaaTATGAAATTTGGAACGTTGTTTCCATGGACTCTCACAATAGGAAGTATTGATTCCACATACAGTACGTTGGGTTGGTTTTACGGCCGAACATAAACAGAactgtgaaacattttcaagctTGAATAAACACATGTAATCAGCAGGGATTGAATGGATGTTGATGTGGGAATTCAGCAGATAAACCTGGAGGgccagagaaaacaaacacaccctccGTGTGTATTTGTAACTGTGTTTGCATATAGTCTTTACAGATTCAAACACTGTAGTGCTTGAAACCTAGCGTCACTGCCTGCGTTTTAATCCGCATGCCTGctcatttttttcagttgagGTCATCCCaaactctttgttttttttggtctcatTTAATGCTCTTTTTGGCCACAAGCTCCGAtgcctgttgtgtgtgtgttgtactcaTGCAATAGACAAAGGCATTTAAGAATTTGAGCAATCTgtaaagaggaagaagatgagatgTTCTGTTTACAATCAAACGCTCCTGAAAATCCAGAGTTAATTCTTTTAGTACCTTTCCAGCACCTGATTCCAGCAGAGattcaaaatatataaatgctGAATACTGTATAccttgtatattttttattgtgtgtgtgcttgtgggtgtctgtgtgtgtaatccCTATTACAGTTTGTACCTGCTAGATATTTtaagaaattgtgtttttgtacttgtGGATCACTTAATGTATTACTAAAGTTCTACTAAATCCTATAAGTTTGGTTCCCTCTTCTTGACAATTAGAGGCGGCGCCTCTGCTGTTGTG is a window of Antennarius striatus isolate MH-2024 chromosome 7, ASM4005453v1, whole genome shotgun sequence DNA encoding:
- the LOC137598486 gene encoding zinc finger protein GLIS1, which codes for MQNSSALFDMVSHCQTPAFTDFTGLSLAVYGSKADICARRAGSGGYGSQICRSSPDASVHMNCASQKRLTSAEEKAQLSFKAPRSCLHLPPAQVNAAYCTEKDVSSELGEAESTLMRCGQSLPLLGGGHLGGLHTQSLHCDRPTTDLLMQDGSHQDPRSSPAFPRTMPGASSGLGCGNRAQPSVPYPIKQENSMGYKISNTGSMVHSTSEDRFPNCSAAQVLGGARDELVGAPHVSNGGSVVCTMSGVGSAVSGDALQSFNNEDGSSSLALSPSSSHHSAQLLSASSLKRHCPSLASQSTATAGSNAVTVSPSATAAISEEINITAVICSSSSMSMVASINGFRANLSPSHASSAGFSSSSSSSSTSPPSNSCSREAPQRPPPRGSPQQATLQESCQLSSGAACLLSLSSSSSTSSVSSVEPEHSQGLCEDQGSMLQGRGGAGAAGGGGGGSDGLGLLMSGGLMAEMLHQGPEAGSLLEGGQRLGATLKQEPLDDFSPSEDELFQHHYHHHHHHLSGRSGHLRHPQHPSCSSMPPPYHLHQYIGPGPGSLLHHHQTEHTAPTSSLELKPNTGGPPGSHKAPEREEVRGGTPADKQVCRWIDCSASYEQQEELVRHIEKVHIDQRKGEDFTCFWAGCIRRYKPFNARYKLLIHMRVHSGEKPNKCMFEGCNKAFSRLENLKIHLRSHTGEKPYLCQHPGCQKAFSNSSDRAKHQRTHLDTKPYACQIPGCTKRYTDPSSLRKHVKIHSAKEQQVHRKLRPCPHLEQDVLSDCLSMQHLQSTTTSQHLYNGKDGRSPGLGQDIFTGLYTSSSTPHHSTSVELPPPTPISNSASTTDLPSRQHRLDRDLSSPEHLSPLTAMRDGVSGPLMSPGMKGTGTSPPPPPPLDKQHVHPHHKPYSHYHHHQSASEEYQGSFQSCFHFGDSYRMEQAGGGVHILGDSHAYNSHQHNGFHMSSSNTGNTGFSLTQELQGAAGSQFSSCPEESVFFQMGSFDRSLSHMSSVYTET